A single window of Halobacterium jilantaiense DNA harbors:
- a CDS encoding S9 family peptidase: protein MAYDIERYLNIRGAGGPSLGPNGELAFTLDTTGTTQVWRVDEPEAWPDQLTFHDERVTWASFSPTRAELVYGMDEGGDEFTQLYRLSADGSEDVPLTDFPEAKHNWGGWSHDGDRFAYAANRRDQSQFDVYVQGRDETGEDADLVLEGDDMDWPSPAGWSPSDDRLLVADTHSNFDEDLYVLDLESGELTHATPFEADTRFSSVAWAPDGDGVYVSTDHEADTRYLGLLDPETGDIERVADGDGWSIEAVSTDHETGRLAYVRNRDGYSELTVAAADGTSLDEYPEPDLPDGVVMGLSWGPDGDELAVAVSGATENQNLHVFDVESGSSERWTRASTAGIPKSTFRDPELVHYESFDGLEIPAFLTLPEGDGPHPVVVDFHGGPEAQRRPFFTSLRQYFVNNGYAVFEPNVRGSSGYGKEYMNLDNVRNRMDSVADGKAGVEWLADRDDVDEDRVVAYGGSYGGFMVLASLTEYPDLWAAGVDIVGIANFVTFLENTGDWRREHREAEYGSLDEDREFLESISPTSNADQIRSPLLVLHGANDPRVPVGEAERIVEQASEHVPVEKLVFEDEGHGFSKRENQITAYSTVVEFLDEHV from the coding sequence ATGGCGTACGACATCGAGCGGTACCTCAACATCAGGGGGGCCGGCGGGCCGTCGCTCGGGCCGAACGGCGAACTCGCGTTCACGCTGGACACGACGGGCACGACGCAGGTATGGCGCGTCGACGAGCCCGAAGCGTGGCCGGACCAGCTGACGTTCCACGACGAGCGCGTGACGTGGGCGTCGTTCTCTCCCACCAGAGCGGAGCTCGTCTACGGCATGGACGAGGGCGGCGACGAGTTCACGCAGCTGTACCGGCTGTCGGCGGACGGCAGCGAGGACGTGCCGCTCACCGACTTCCCCGAGGCGAAGCACAACTGGGGCGGCTGGAGCCACGACGGCGACCGCTTCGCGTACGCGGCGAACCGCCGCGACCAGAGCCAGTTCGACGTCTACGTGCAGGGCCGCGACGAGACCGGGGAGGACGCCGACCTCGTGCTGGAGGGCGACGACATGGACTGGCCGAGCCCGGCCGGCTGGTCGCCGAGCGACGACCGCCTGCTGGTCGCGGACACCCACTCGAACTTCGACGAGGACCTCTACGTGCTGGACCTCGAATCGGGCGAGCTGACGCACGCGACCCCGTTCGAGGCCGACACCCGGTTCTCGTCGGTGGCGTGGGCACCCGACGGCGACGGCGTCTACGTCTCCACGGACCACGAGGCTGACACGCGCTACCTCGGGCTGCTCGACCCCGAGACGGGCGACATCGAGCGGGTCGCCGACGGCGACGGCTGGTCTATCGAGGCCGTCTCCACCGACCACGAGACGGGGCGGCTGGCGTACGTCCGGAACCGCGACGGCTACAGCGAACTCACCGTCGCCGCAGCGGACGGCACGAGCCTCGACGAGTATCCGGAGCCCGACCTCCCCGACGGCGTCGTCATGGGGCTCTCGTGGGGGCCCGACGGCGACGAGCTGGCGGTCGCCGTCTCGGGCGCGACCGAGAACCAGAACCTCCACGTCTTCGACGTGGAATCGGGGTCGAGCGAGCGCTGGACGCGCGCGTCGACGGCCGGCATCCCGAAGTCGACGTTCCGCGACCCCGAACTCGTCCACTACGAGAGCTTCGACGGGCTGGAGATTCCCGCCTTCCTCACGCTCCCCGAGGGCGACGGCCCCCACCCGGTCGTCGTGGACTTCCACGGCGGGCCCGAGGCCCAGCGCCGGCCGTTCTTCACGTCCCTGCGCCAGTACTTCGTGAACAACGGCTACGCCGTCTTCGAACCGAACGTCCGCGGCTCCTCCGGCTACGGGAAGGAGTACATGAACCTCGACAACGTCCGGAACCGGATGGACTCGGTCGCGGACGGCAAGGCCGGCGTCGAGTGGCTCGCCGACCGCGACGACGTCGACGAGGACCGCGTCGTCGCCTACGGCGGCTCCTACGGCGGCTTCATGGTGCTGGCGTCGCTCACCGAGTACCCCGACCTCTGGGCGGCCGGCGTCGACATCGTCGGCATCGCGAACTTCGTCACGTTCCTCGAGAACACGGGCGACTGGCGGCGCGAACACCGCGAAGCCGAGTACGGTAGCCTCGACGAGGACCGCGAGTTCCTCGAATCCATCAGCCCGACGAGCAACGCCGACCAGATTCGGTCGCCGCTGCTCGTGCTGCACGGCGCGAACGACCCCCGGGTGCCGGTCGGCGAGGCCGAACGCATCGTCGAGCAGGCGAGCGAACACGTCCCCGTCGAGAAACTCGTCTTCGAGGACGAGGGCCACGGCTTCTCGAAGCGCGAGAACCAGATCACGGCCTACTCGACGGTGGTCGAGTTCCTCGACGAACACGTGTGA